A stretch of DNA from Trichoplusia ni isolate ovarian cell line Hi5 chromosome 9, tn1, whole genome shotgun sequence:
taatttaaattatttcaggtATGGAAGAGAGACTTTCGCGTTGAcagagataataatattactttaagacatggtggTAGACCCAGAAAGTGTAACTGTCTTTATACATTCAGGTACCAAATTTTCTAGATTTGAATTTATGGATGTATTAAAATAGGCTACCTATAAGTATTCCATttcaaattttacattattacattCATCAATAACCTTTTTGTATAATACAAGTATTTACactttgacttaaaaaaaggaattcctgattaaaaacaaacactatTTTAGACCTTAATTTGGTCATTGATCATTTAAAATTCGTCGAGGTTTTCCATTAGAACAGCTCTTGGTAGCATCGCTTTCAGCATATTTGAATGCAGTTTGTGATGCTTTGAAAACTGAGCGGAACTCGaactatttttatagaaaatagaaCTAGAAAAACCTACAAACATGCTAGTGCTGTCTGAATCGAAAAAGGTTTGTATTTTCAAATTCTAGTACCTACTGGAAAgtctatttgttttcttttttgaaagAATTGATATGTTAAACTTGAATAACTAGGCTACTAGGATCTGGTTAAGGTCACATCTTATATTtctctttattataataatatggttcATTTAATGGTTAGGTAGATCTTTTTTTATGACTGATGTAAACATCTGATGTGAACCGTTGTTAGGAAAAGATAATTAGTTTGTAATACACACATAACCTCAAATAGTCATGGTGCGTGCCGCGGTTCAAACCTACGACCTCAGACTCAGTAGAGCAACTTCTATAGTTTGAATAGCATTGGTAAAATTGGTATTCTGAAAACTATAGAGACAGACACAGAATTAGacttaatacaattaaaaacttgTCCCAATTTCAGTCAGACAATCACTAAGCAAAACTACCATGTCActaataatttcaaagttatttaatagTGAAACATAACCGCTTAGTTGCAATTACTACGTTCAAACTTACAGCGGTGGTCGGCAGAAGGATGCTTGTGAAACACAAGTACCTAACATGATTCAGAAGTTTGACGTGATTCCTCTCATGTTGCCCTCTCAGTTCGCGCCAGTCGCAGTAGAAACATATCGGGAAATATACCAAAGTAAACAGCTGAAACAAacgtaatgttttaattaattaagatgaTGAAAGCTATATTGAGTGAATTGGAAATTGTGAAACACGATTCGAGTTTGATTACATGTTTAATGGTTCTGTATATGTTCTTATAATTAACCAGTTTTGGAAATTATGTTGTTTGCTAATCATTTTGtcagaagtattttttataccataCACAGATTATGGAAAAACCGGTCGAATCCTGGTCCGACTTGCTACACAGGGTTGCGTACAAATAGGCTGGGTGACAATTTTATGATCCAAAAAAACCGTTACATAACCGTttggtttttttaatatctgtgaaaaatttaaactgtctagctatcatatCGTCTTTCCCTTTAGGAACGGAAGCCAAGGTGTATTATTAATGCttttacaaatctatactaatatataaagctgaagagtttgtttgtttgaacgcgctaatctcaggaacgactggttcaaattgaaaaattatttttgtgttcaatagatcattcatcgaggaaggttttaggctatgaaccatcacgctgcgattaataggagcgaagatacaatttaaaatgtgaaaataaacagagtagatataaatcataacttatatcttctaaccacgcggacgaagtcgcgagcaacagctagtcatcaataaaaatgtaacaataatttattaagcacatgggtatgtttatttttaataattattaaagttcaAGTAATGTTCTAATACTTAAACATTACATTGATTTAACTAAAACACGTCAATTGTTTGTCAAATAATGTTAAACGTTCAATGACAATGTAAATAATGACTGGTTGACgataatcattttgttttatgtttcgtAAGCAATCGTTGTTTATGGATATTTTGATGAATAACACTCCAAATAACtgcttgttattaaaatgttaatgaattATGTGTATTTTAACGAAAATATCATTCAGGAACACGGGTTTTAAGAGAGCAATATTGGTTTGCaattactatgaaaataaaaataatttgcacaCAAAAAAGTGATAGCTTTTGGTCCATCGGGATTGCGGTTTGGGTtatcttttacaataaattgGGAACGAAATACCTACCTTTTATGGAACGATGTTTATTGGTGatatatctgttttttttcgttGGTATCGATAATTTTATCGCCTATATAGATGTAGGCAGCTGACCCTATATTGCGCATTCGTTATCCAGTGATGCGGAATTCctgttttaatatcaactttGAGGTATATGTTACGTGTTGGGTATGGCTTGAAATCGAATCAAGGAtagtacagcagtcagggtctcCTACCATTAGACTAACAGGCCAGTAACACTGAAACTCAACAATTTGAATTGCCCTTTATATCCCTGCCACTAATCCTATAcaactactattttttttttctattgtccAGACATCAGGCGAAagaatgcaaaaaatattaatcctcAAATCCTTATAATACACCGGATCAATCTTCTATAGCATGTGAAACAGATAATAAACACACAATAGAACTCAATATGGCTCAGTGCTCCGTCCAATGTATTTTGATATCAAAAACGGAATTGATTTATGCacgtaatattttttcgtttcaaTTGTGTGTGTGTCTatgaatattaatgatttaGGAATTATAGTTTGATTAAATGTTATATAATGAGTTATAGATCCTTTGTTTTGTGGGCCATGATATATCAAAATgtcgatataataatatgtctattGTTAACAATTCTGTTGTGTTGTAAAATAGCGaggaaaaatacatattttgatgGGTcggtttgatatttatttatttatattattattcaattgatAACTTCTACACATCCTGCAACAGGTCACAGTTCATAACTAAGTACTAAGATGCTAGTTACGTAGACttaaaaactggttttattagTGCACTGCTGAAATAATCTTATAATCGTCAAGTGCCAAAGTCTAACGACTATCCCTCTCTCTGACTGTTTTCCATAGCGACATGGTTGAACTCTACTTGTTTACGTAAGTATTTAgaaaaggtaaacaatattttatgtcttttttgGTTTATAAAAGAGACGCGACTAAAAACTAcgttaaaataacagaaaagaTGCAAATCAAAACtacaactgaaataattttagaagaGTAATGATGAAATCCCGTTAATGAGGTCTGATCATCTATCTGTCCGTTACCAGACTGTATCTGATGATTAGTGATAGCAGTTACAATTTTCGCACAATATGAAATGCCACCGCTTTAACTACAAGAAAGAAGGTCGAAGACAAGAAATGATTGTTACAGTTATGAATTAGTAAATTGTAAACTAAAGAAGTTTATATAACTTATTCCTGATTCACAGTTTCGTTTTAGTATCCTTAActatacttctatctatactaatatataaagctgaagagttcgtttgtttgattgtttgtttgtttgtttgaacgcgctaatctcaggaactactggttcgatttgaaaaattctttttgtgttgaatagaccatttatcacggaaggctataggctatataacatcacgctgcgactaaaaggagcgaagatacaatggaaaatgtggaaaaaagtgggaaaattctaaccacgtggacgaagtcgcgggcaacagctagttactcaTATTAAGTTAGTAACATTGTGCCAAGTAATTCTCTGCTAAATCCTGTTAACCAAGACAgcgttaaaaacaaataaaccaaaatacaaataaaaacaatccgaaattcattaatttgtaaCACAATGCCTAAACGAAAATGTTGCTAAATCATTTAGAAGTACGCGTTATCAAATCCtcgttttgaaataattatattcattagtgtaataaaacattttgtttgaacaATATAATGAAGAAGCGATCACGCAtctgaattattatttcattataaagcGACTCCTTACAAAAGAGAtcttatgttattattatttaataagtaagaaTGAAATATATGAGAAACACAACCAATTTCGACGGAATATCATAGAAAAATCAGGTGTGGAAAAATATGTACAAAGAATCCTTGAACTAGTCAAGTGTAAGTCGGGCTCACGACGcagaaggttccgtacaaatgaaaaatattttttcaaaagaaaattgtcaCTTATCAAATTTCAGACTGCACCAACCATTACTTAACTTCAATTTAGCTATTTCTTTTTTGATGTTACATCGGCAGCAGAAATACTTCATCTAAAATTTCAACAATCTAGTTATAAAGGTTTCTGACATACAGCCTGGTCATAGACGAAGGGACAAATATTCGGATTGCCTAACTTAGTTATAGAGTCCCGTACCTTATAATAACCTTAAGTAATAACGGAGCTGAATTGTTACCAAAGACTGTATTTAAGCCTTTCACGGTCAAGGTTGGACTAAACAATATTTCTGCTATGCTCCAATTCTTTGCAAGTGATGTCACAATTATAATAGAGCCTTGATTTCAATAGTTTTTAGACATTCTACTCTCTTTGCTCGTCCACAAAGGTGGTATCACAATTCAGTAGAGGTTTATTGCAAATTAGAAATAAGACGTAGTGCTCTATCATCATCAGTTTTGTATAacccacagctggacatagttTTTCCATTATTTATGCTCTGTTCTGTCTTGCAATTCGcgattatttttatcgtacTGCGTAGGGAGTTGgaatggctggactgacagcctcccaaactCACGCTGACGCACGATGGGCCGACCTTGAGCCTACGTGttgaaaaaggagcccatcaccagtaacTAGCAACCCAAGTCGAGGTCACGGCATGGGGATAGTTGGGAATTACACTGACTAAGAataccccgggccccttctactccTTAAGCCAGAGTCACGAGAACACATGATCGACTCTGGCTGCTCATGTTATCCTCGTCCTCCATTATATCACTCCAATACTGCAGTAATATTCCTCGAAGAAGGGAAGGCGCCTATATCGCTTAGCGTACTAACACGATTATCAATAGGTATTCAATGGTCTAGGTAATCAATTGCTCGTCAAATCCAGCTAAATGTGTTGGATATGTGTATCCtgtgttaataattataattagggGCAATAGTATTAAGGAGTAATTAAGGttgatttaatttgtgttaaatgGGTTGGAGAGCTggtaatttgtttataaaactgatattttttttctgagatttgattttctatttaaattgattttcgcatttgtattaacaaaaaatatctctttaaaaactatttttctgttcTAGGAAATGTCAAACATTAGTATAAAGGAAAAACAGATCAGGAagataaaaaacatcaaaaatacgTTCATTCGTAAATAAATTGCACTATGGattacgtaaaataaaaaaaaatcgaaataaaataaacaaaaagcacTAACTCACATTAAACCAAGCAGTGATCAATTTAAATCTGATCTTCTGATACATTTGAATATCGGGATCATTGTACGCCCCAAAATCGATGGTTAACAATGTAGTCGCAACAGTCACCAAATGTATGTACGAGAACGCATAAAACCACAATCTCACTTTCAACAAAGTTTTACTTTCCTTCATAAAACCTGTAGACAAGGAAACTGCATCCAAACCTAACATTTTACACGCACAAAACTTCACTAgtattattaaagatttttcgtTTCTTGTCTTCGGCACGCGTGTGAACTTTAGATGATACGAGTGTACTGTAGTGCTTACATTTTAAGTCAAGTATAATGGATGAGCCGGTGGAATAAATCGCTATATATAAGGAGTGTTTACGTTTGTATATGTCCATCGACATtttgtgtgttttaatttatgattttagtaTCTTTGTTTGTCATAGCTCCTATATCTTTGTGTAGTTAAATTACATGACTAGAACTATTATTTAGtgttaacattttaatgaagattgcttcattaaaaaaaacaacatccgCAGAATTTAATCCCTTGTGttgcggggagtttcacaaacattcaaatcacatgcacattgacacccacactcagaacaagcattcgtggatcgccagaatgcttgtcctacgcgcgGATCAAACCCGCGATACGACGCTCATAGTGGGtttgtggtgacctcaaccactcggctatctgtgcagatTTTAATGCTATGACTTTTATGTACAATTGTATTTGAGTGTTTAGAGGACACATATAAGAGGAGTTTGATTAAGAATGTATTGAGCTCACCAGACCTATCCCACTCATCGAATAAGTCAAAGTGTTTATTTGCAAACTAATTGTAAAAAGGTGTTACAAAAACAGTTATAACAAGATTTAATCCCTTTTTCAAGCGatgcaaaacataaaaatgaataaattggaAATCTTCTAAgttaattagataaaaaaaaggaaatcatGGAAATCTTATTAGAAACACAGAAATCACAGGCAACATCTTAGCATAAGCAAGCAATAAGATTGCTTTTAAATCGTCTCTCGTTGTCACAGGtcagataatatatttacaggaaatatttaaattatgatcatATTTGATTGCACTTACAAAGCTGACAAGAAAATCTTCAACGTTTATCCAATAGTTTAGATACTCGTGCGTCACAAGTCAATTGCACAGCAATTTGTCTTTTTTGTAAGAGCTATGATGGTCTTTTCTAGAGGTGCgtgctttaatttaaaaatacttgtatttttGTCTATTAGTTTCAAATCAGCACCCTTAATTTTCTTCCTACTCAACTAAATAACGAAATGCAGAAAAACATCTCTAGCTCTATtgcttatattttcaaaaataaaatttagataataaatttgcctaaaaaacaaaaacatttcagtaacatcaaatttaaataatacaaacttgatttttttataggaTCAAGAACAGCTGcttcaagttaaataaaaaagaatcaaccaAATTGGTTCACCCATTTCGAAGTCCTAAGGTTATTTTTAGGTtctatcaaaaatcaaaatcaaaaagtttttatttcaaatattccgtttctcaggcactttgaAACGTTTCAAAGTgcctgactctagttgcacggttccaaagtgtcattcttatggagaaaaaccggtaagaaacttcataagtttctcttttcaaaataaaatattatagtaacattttacattataatgaatgtctgcaaaaatatttctataaataaaaacaaactacagacgaattgaaaacctccttctTTGTGAAGTCGATTGAAAATACGCAGGTATTCACCatgtcttattttaaaataattaaattatgcttTAGACATTTTATGACTTTAATTACTGTTAAACAGTTTAGCAACTGTTGcgaaattctattttttttctggtaattattcttatttataaattagacTTGAAACAGAGCGAAGCGTTATCTAATTGCGGCCTTGCGTACGGATTTTTAAACTTGTTCAAACAATAATATAGATACCgctatgtataaaaaatatgcaactactatacattaaaacattttgttattcattCACATCagattcacattttttttaatcattaagaGAATTCAAGAGATGGGTCAAACATGCAGAGGAATTGTTGAGACATTTAATCTAAAATGCGATGGGCGTCTACCATTAACTCCCGCTCTATGGAAGAAccgacatgaagaatccaaattAGATGCagaacaatga
This window harbors:
- the LOC113497736 gene encoding androgen-dependent TFPI-regulating protein-like; its protein translation is MLGLDAVSLSTGFMKESKTLLKVRLWFYAFSYIHLVTVATTLLTIDFGAYNDPDIQMYQKIRFKLITAWFNLFTLVYFPICFYCDWRELRGQHERNHVKLLNHVRYLCFTSILLPTTAFGDILFWRVWNTHQELIAPPSIHKVVPFWSQHCMHTVSLVIILLDLVMVRRERPKNNMINVGILTTFLVVYSIVCILSFLQGEIIYPGLKLFTGLKFPVLITYVFVENFFYYTSQ